The Kineococcus endophyticus genome has a window encoding:
- a CDS encoding alpha-E domain-containing protein, which yields MLSRIAESLFWIGRYVERADSTARILDVHVERTLADPWIDESAVSTSLLSVMGSPADPERRVGRRELLETLAYDPVSPSSITGALGAARENARRARETVSSDMWESLNTTWNALASGRWRAASPHRFFSWVRERTAVVSGLVDATMSRDDSWQFFVLGRSLERADMTARLVDTRAVAGSGSQWPLLLRSTGAYEAFLRAYHGSSTGAAGELHAAEFLLLDRLFPRSVVNALETAEACLDAIDPALRRVGYTEDARRIVGMARTRLEFQSPEDLLGDLHHQMRLVTEACSAASEAVAMRFFPMAGAVSWTAGRS from the coding sequence GTGCTCAGCCGCATCGCCGAGTCGTTGTTCTGGATCGGCCGCTACGTCGAGCGGGCCGACTCCACGGCCCGCATCCTCGACGTCCACGTCGAACGCACCCTCGCCGATCCGTGGATCGACGAGAGCGCCGTCTCGACGTCGCTGCTGTCGGTCATGGGTTCGCCGGCCGACCCCGAGCGCCGCGTCGGCCGCCGGGAACTGCTGGAGACCCTCGCGTACGACCCGGTGAGCCCGAGTTCCATCACCGGGGCGCTGGGGGCTGCACGCGAGAACGCCCGCAGGGCCCGCGAGACCGTCTCCAGCGACATGTGGGAATCGCTCAACACGACGTGGAACGCGCTGGCGTCCGGGCGGTGGCGGGCCGCGAGCCCGCACCGGTTCTTCTCCTGGGTCCGCGAGCGGACCGCCGTCGTCTCCGGCCTGGTCGACGCCACGATGAGCCGGGACGACTCCTGGCAGTTCTTCGTCCTGGGCCGTTCCCTGGAACGGGCCGACATGACGGCCCGCCTCGTCGACACCCGCGCCGTGGCCGGGTCGGGCAGCCAGTGGCCGTTGCTCCTGCGGTCCACCGGCGCGTACGAGGCCTTCCTGCGGGCCTACCACGGGTCGAGCACGGGGGCCGCGGGCGAACTGCACGCGGCGGAGTTCCTCCTGCTGGACCGGCTGTTCCCGCGCTCGGTCGTCAACGCCCTCGAGACCGCCGAGGCGTGCCTGGACGCGATCGACCCGGCGCTGCGGCGCGTCGGGTACACCGAGGACGCCCGCCGCATCGTCGGGATGGCCCGCACGCGCCTGGAGTTCCAGAGCCCCGAGGACCTGCTGGGGGACCTGCACCACCAGATGAGGCTGGTGACCGAGGCGTGCTCGGCGGCCTCCGAGGCCGTCGCGATGCGGTTCTTCCCCATGGCGGGGGCGGTTTCCTGGACGGCGGGGAGGTCCTGA
- a CDS encoding transglutaminase family protein → MRLRIVHTTTHTYQGEVIASFNEARMTPLTLPDQTALDTRVEVSPAASVSRYWDYWGTHVTAFDLHARHDRLVTTATSLVETDRRTGHDPRRSATWEDLATDDVRDALAEYVTPTPRTTAPEDGFADTVRDLVAGADPREAAHRICSWVHDEVKYVTGATGVHATAQESWVQRSGVCQDLAHLVLAGFRTVGIPGRYVSGYLHPRREPEIGVEVAGESHAWIEFYDGAWTAWDPTNDIPVGDRHVVVARARDYSDVSPLQGVYSGPKSTVAAQVLVTRVA, encoded by the coding sequence ATGCGACTGCGCATCGTGCACACGACGACGCACACCTACCAGGGCGAGGTGATCGCCAGCTTCAACGAGGCGCGCATGACGCCGTTGACGCTGCCGGACCAGACGGCGCTGGACACCCGGGTCGAGGTGAGCCCGGCCGCGTCCGTCTCGCGGTACTGGGACTACTGGGGGACGCACGTCACGGCGTTCGACCTGCACGCCCGCCACGACCGCCTCGTCACGACCGCGACGTCGCTCGTCGAGACCGACCGCCGCACCGGGCACGACCCGCGACGGTCGGCGACGTGGGAGGACCTCGCGACCGACGACGTGCGCGACGCCCTCGCCGAGTACGTCACGCCCACTCCGCGGACGACGGCGCCGGAGGACGGTTTCGCCGACACCGTGCGCGACCTCGTCGCCGGCGCCGATCCGCGCGAGGCGGCCCACCGCATCTGCAGCTGGGTCCACGACGAGGTGAAGTACGTGACCGGCGCGACGGGCGTGCACGCCACGGCGCAGGAGTCGTGGGTGCAGCGCAGCGGCGTCTGCCAGGACCTCGCCCACCTCGTCCTGGCGGGGTTCCGCACGGTCGGGATCCCCGGTCGCTACGTCTCCGGCTACCTGCACCCGCGCCGCGAACCCGAGATCGGCGTCGAGGTGGCGGGGGAGAGCCACGCCTGGATCGAGTTCTACGACGGCGCCTGGACGGCCTGGGACCCCACGAACGACATCCCCGTCGGGGACCGGCACGTCGTCGTCGCGCGCGCCCGGGACTACTCCGACGTGTCCCCGCTGCAGGGGGTCTACTCCGGGCCGAAGTCGACGGTCGCCGCGCAGGTGCTCGTGACGCGGGTGGCCTGA